From a region of the Geothrix sp. 21YS21S-2 genome:
- a CDS encoding TetR/AcrR family transcriptional regulator has translation MGPTDRREREKQLLRRKILDVSRELFAERGYDAVTMRTIAEAIEYSPRTIYLHFKDKEDLIRELCQEDFRAFGEELARGIAIPDPLDRVRAIGLSYAAFALAYPHHYRLMFMNPPQAKPEHGGDGKGNPEVDAYALLRSTLEEAIAAGLLRPDWTDPDLAAQVVWSGMHGLMSLAITHKDDAWVAWTPVQARIEAMTDVLIRGIRR, from the coding sequence GTGGGTCCCACCGATCGACGCGAACGAGAAAAGCAGCTTTTGCGCAGGAAGATCCTGGACGTCTCCCGGGAGCTCTTCGCCGAGCGCGGCTACGACGCCGTCACCATGCGCACCATCGCCGAGGCCATCGAGTACAGCCCCCGCACCATCTACCTCCACTTCAAGGACAAGGAAGACCTCATCCGGGAGCTGTGCCAGGAGGATTTCCGGGCCTTCGGCGAGGAGCTGGCGCGGGGCATCGCCATTCCCGACCCCCTGGACCGGGTGCGCGCCATCGGCCTCAGCTACGCCGCCTTCGCCCTGGCGTACCCCCACCACTACCGGCTGATGTTCATGAACCCGCCCCAGGCCAAGCCCGAGCACGGCGGCGACGGCAAGGGGAATCCGGAAGTGGACGCCTACGCCCTGCTGCGCTCCACCCTCGAGGAGGCCATCGCCGCCGGCCTCCTCCGCCCCGACTGGACCGATCCCGACCTGGCCGCCCAGGTGGTCTGGTCGGGCATGCATGGCCTCATGTCGCTGGCCATCACCCACAAGGACGACGCGTGGGTGGCCTGGACCCCCGTCCAGGCGCGCATCGAGGCCATGACCGACGTCCTGATCCGGGGCATCCGCCGGTAG
- a CDS encoding ABC transporter permease, giving the protein MVDLALRMLLHDRMRFLITVAGVAFAVQLILSQVGLFLGLVRNSSVIVRHIPADIWVTSRNTPNVDFAQTFPETYVNRVRSIPGVARADNLIVTFVNATLPTGATEGTVTYALEDFRAWNLPWDMESGSVEDLRRGNYIVTDASAARRIGAFAAGDYRQVQGVRMRYAGRSRGAVSFTTTPVSFMDYRLVQQLNPDLLSGSTTYILVKAAPGADLKALRAEIGRRLPHNDVYTARDWADRSDAYWINNTGIGMNAFTAVFLGVLVGVVVVAQTLYTSTMDHLKEFGTVKAIGGSNADIYLLLGRQAAVAAVLGFTLGGLMVLGLRPAVAALGLQLILPMRVWALVGGGTLLMCVLSAGLSFRKVAGIDPGLVFRS; this is encoded by the coding sequence ATGGTGGACCTCGCCCTGCGCATGCTCCTGCACGACCGCATGCGGTTCCTCATCACCGTCGCCGGCGTGGCCTTCGCCGTGCAGCTCATCCTCTCGCAGGTGGGGCTGTTCCTGGGCCTCGTCCGGAACTCCTCGGTGATCGTTCGCCACATCCCCGCCGACATCTGGGTGACGTCCCGCAACACCCCCAACGTGGACTTCGCCCAGACCTTCCCGGAGACCTATGTGAACCGCGTGCGGTCCATCCCGGGGGTGGCGCGGGCCGACAACCTCATCGTCACCTTCGTGAACGCCACCCTCCCCACCGGCGCCACGGAAGGCACGGTCACCTATGCCCTGGAGGACTTCCGCGCCTGGAACCTGCCCTGGGACATGGAGAGCGGGAGCGTCGAGGACCTCCGCCGGGGCAACTACATCGTCACCGACGCCTCGGCCGCGCGGCGCATCGGCGCGTTCGCCGCGGGCGACTACCGCCAGGTGCAGGGCGTGCGCATGCGCTATGCGGGGCGCTCCCGCGGCGCCGTGTCGTTCACCACCACGCCGGTGTCCTTCATGGACTACCGCCTGGTCCAGCAGCTCAATCCGGACCTCCTGTCGGGCAGCACCACCTACATCCTCGTGAAGGCCGCGCCCGGCGCGGACCTGAAGGCGCTCCGCGCGGAGATCGGGCGGCGCCTGCCCCACAACGACGTCTACACCGCCCGGGACTGGGCTGACCGCTCCGACGCCTACTGGATCAACAACACCGGCATCGGCATGAACGCCTTCACCGCGGTGTTCCTGGGGGTGCTGGTGGGCGTGGTGGTGGTGGCCCAGACCCTCTACACCTCCACCATGGACCACCTCAAGGAGTTCGGCACCGTCAAGGCCATCGGCGGCTCCAACGCCGACATCTACCTGCTCCTGGGCCGCCAGGCCGCGGTGGCCGCGGTGCTGGGCTTCACCCTGGGCGGCCTCATGGTCCTGGGCCTCAGGCCCGCGGTGGCCGCCCTCGGCCTCCAGCTCATCCTGCCAATGCGGGTGTGGGCGCTGGTGGGCGGCGGAACCCTCCTCATGTGCGTGCTTTCCGCCGGCCTCAGCTTCCGCAAGGTGGCCGGCATCGACCCCGGCCTCGTCTTCAGGAGCTGA